In Nymphaea colorata isolate Beijing-Zhang1983 chromosome 5, ASM883128v2, whole genome shotgun sequence, one genomic interval encodes:
- the LOC116254006 gene encoding protein EARLY RESPONSIVE TO DEHYDRATION 15-like, whose amino-acid sequence MEVLSRSATSGLNPDAPLFVPWAYQAVEDFSKEWWDLIQSSAWFRDYWLEERFDEEADAVEEMKEVADVVDLDDEFAVLGEQDAFLPDMATDLSGLEGANGKDNDCREVVSLAGLKWKESRNGGEKVKKVVAEKAPKIVNVKPSPRLIHQPR is encoded by the exons ATGGAGGTACTATCTCGGTCGGCTACATCTGGTCTGAACCCGGACGCACCGCTGTTCGTGCCGTGGGCGTACCAGGCGGTGGAAGATTTCTCAAAGGAGTGGTGGGACCTCATCCAGTCGTCCGCCTGGTTCCGCGACTACTGGCTCGAGGAGAGGTTCGACGAAGAGGCAGATGCCgtggaagagatgaaagaaGTCGCCGACGTCGTTGATCTGGACGATGAGTTCGCTGTTCTCGGTGAACAAGACGCGTTTCTCCCCGATATGGCGACGGATCTCAGCGGCCTTGAAG GCGCTAACGGGAAGGACAACGATTGCAGGGAAGTGGTGTCTCTCGCGGGGTTGAAATGGAAGGAGAGTCGGAACGGGGGTGAGAAGGTGAAGAAGGTCGTGGCGGAGAAGGCGCCCAAGATTGTGAACGTGAAGCCGAGCCCTCGCCTGATCCACCAGCCCCGGTGA